The genomic DNA CCGCGCGGGCACAGGTGGGCCCCGGCACCCAATGGACCAAAGATGGCTACGGCTACTACCAGGTGCGGCAAGACGAAATCGTGCGGCTCGACGCCCGCAAAGCCGGCCCGCCGGTTGTCCTGCTCAACAAGGAGCAGCTGACGCCCGCCGGAGCCACCGCGCCGCTGACCGTGCGGCGCTTTTCGCTCTCCGATGATGGTAAGCAGGTGCTGCTCAACACCAATACCCGCAAGGTGTGGCGCTACGACACCCGCGGCGACTACTGGGTTTATAATCTGACTACCAGGCAGCTAGCCCAGCTGGGCCACGGCCGGCCCGAGTCGTCGCTGATGTTTGCCAAGTTCGCGCCCGATGGCCGCAAGGTAGCCTACGTGAGCGAGCACAACCTGTACGTGGAAAACCTGGCCGACCACGCCATTACCCAGCTCACCCAGGACGGCACCGACCGGCTTATCAACGGCACGTTTGATTGGGTGTACGAGGAGGAGCTGGATTGCCGCGACGGCTTCCGGTGGAGCCCCGACGGGCAACGCCTCGCCTACTGGCAGCTCGACGCTACTAAGACGCGCAACTACCTGATGCTGAACACCACTGCCCAGCTCTACCCCTACACCGTGGCCGTGGAGTACCCGGTGGTGGGCGAAGACCCCAGCCGCTGCCGCGTGGGCGTGGTGCCGGTGGCCGGCGGCCCTACCAGGTGGATGGACATCCCCGGCGACGCCGTGCAGCACTACCTGCCCCGCATGGAGTGGGCCGACAACGGCGAGCTGATACTCCAGCAACTCAACCGCCGCCAGAATGAGAGCAACATCATCGTGGCCAATGCCGCGACCGGCGCGGCCCGGCCCATTTTCAGCGAAACCGACAAGGCCTGGATTGACGCCAAGGACGGGGCCGTGGGCTGGAACTGGGTCGATAAGGGCAAGAGCTTCGTGTGGAGCAGCGAGAAGGACGGCTGGCGCCACCTCTACGCCATCGACCGCGCGGGCCACGAGCGGCTGCTGACGCCCGGCAGCTACGACGTAATCAGTGTGGAGAATATTGACGAGGCCGGGGGCAAAATCTACTTCATGGCCTCGCCCACCAACGCCACTCAAACCTACCTCTACCAGGTGCCGCTGAAGGGCGGCAAAGCCACCCGCGTGACGCCCGCCAACGAAGCCGGCACCAACAGCTACGACATTTCGCCCAACGGCAAAATTGCGCTCCACACCTACTCCAGCGCCGCCAGCTATCCGGCGACCGACGTGGTGAGCCTACCCGCCCACCAGCGCCTGAGCAGCGGCGAAGCCCCCGCGCCGGCCCGCGCCATGAAGCTGCCCAAAACCGAGTTTTTCCAGGTGAAAACGGCCGATGGCGTGACCCTCGACGGCTGGATGGTGAAGCCCACCAACTTCGACCCCAGCAAGAAATACCCCATCGTATTTTACGTGTATGGCGAACCGGCCAGCCAAACGGTGGTGGACCGCTTCGGCACGGGCGCTAACCGCCTCTACCAGGGCAACATGGCCGACGATGGCTACATCTATGCCTCGCTCGACAACCGGGGCGCGCCCGCCCCGCGCGGCCGCGAGTTCCGCAAGGCCATCTACCACAATATCGGTTCGCTCAACATCCGTGACCAGGCGCTGGGCGCGAAGGAAGTGCTCAAAAACAGCTTCGTCGATACCAGCCGCGTGGCGGTGTGGGGCTGGAGCGGCGGCGGCTCCAGCACGCTCAACCTGTTATTCCAGTACCCGCAGATTTACAAGACGGGCATCTCCATCGCGGCCGTGGATAATCAGCTTAATTACGACAACATTTACCAGGAGCGCTACATGGGCCTGCTGCCCGAGGACCGGCGTTTTTTCGTGGATAACTCGCCGCTGGCCCACGCCAAAGACCTACGCGGCAACCTGCTGCTCATCCACGGCACCGGCGACGATAACGTGCACTACAACAACGCCGAGCAAATGATAAACGAGTTGGTGAAGGACGGCAAAACCTTCCAAATGATGTCATACCCCAACCGCACCCACAGCATCTCGGAGGGCGAGGGCACCAGCCGCCACCTCAGCGCCACTTATACCAAATTTCTCAAGGAAAACTGCCCGCCCGGCGGCCGCTAAATGTCGGTTGGCTTCAGCCAAAAGGGAGGGGGTAGGGAACGCAAGTCTGCGTTCCCTACCCCCTCCCTTTTGCCCCAAGCCGGTCGATGGCGCGAACAGAACGTCATTCCGAGCTTGCCGAGGAATCTCGCCCGCATCGTTCGGGCCTCGTCCAGCGATGCGAGCGAGATTCCTCGGCAAGCTCGGAATGACGTTCTGTTCGTCTTCTGAAAACAGCTCTAATACAGGAACAAAAACATGCCGAACAACCCCAGCCACAGCACGTCGATGAAGTGCCAGTAGGTGAGCAGCGCCCGCAGCTGGCGCAGGTGATAGGGGTTGCGGATGAAGACGAGCGTGCGCACGCTGTCGCGGCTGGCGTGCAGGGTGCGCAGCATATTCACCAGCAAAAAGATGAGTCCTGCCACGATATGGGCCACGTGCAGCCCCGAAATAACATAGACGAACGTGCCGCTGCGCTCACCCGTGAACAGCACGCCCTGCTGCACGAGCTCGCGCCAGCCCTGCACCTGCAAGCCGCTAAAAATGCAGCCCAGCAGCAGCGTGGCACCCAGGCAGCGCACCAGGGCGTTGAGGTCGTCGGCGCGGTACAGGCGCGGGGCCTGCGCCAAAACGTAGGACGACACCAGCAGCACGATGGTGCTCAGCGAAAAGTAGCGCGGAAACGGGTGCAGCCCGGTTGGCACGCCGCTTTGGGCCCTGGAAGCCACGTACATAGCCACCAGCGTCACAAACAGCATCGTGATGCCCACGAGCGCCAGGTAGAGCAACATGAGCAGCGGCGGCAAGCGCTCGATGCGGCTAAAAGCCGAGTCGCCGGCCGAGCGGCGGCCAGTGCCGGGAGGAAGATTGCGGTCGTCGCGGGGGACTTGCACGGGGAAACGGATTACGACAAGAGGAACTGCTGGTTTAAGGCGAAAGGGAAGATTTTTGTTCGGCCAAAGGCGGAAGCTTACTTAAAAAAAGAGCCGATTTTACCCAGCACCGCATTCAGCGTAATCTTGGGGCCGCTGCGGTCGGGCAGGCCGAAGGTGACGTACGTTTTGCCGGCCACCCGCAGGTCGAGCACCAGGCCCAGGCGGCGGGCCAGGTGGTGAATCTGCGCCAGCGGGTCGGGACCGGGCTTTTTGGGTGGCTTAGGCGTGCCCGGCGGCTGGGGCGGGCCGCTCGTAATCAGATCGAGCACCTGCTGGCTGGGCACGTTGAGGATGAGGTAAGAGCCCGCCGCCGCTAGCTGAATTTCGTGCCCGCCCGGCCAAGTAAGCGTCAGCCGGGCTTCTACCTCAATGGCGCTAGCCACGCGGCGCGTTGGGGTCGGGCAGGGGCGATACGATGGGCGCGGCGCTGGCCACCGGCGCTTCGCTGCGGGTGCGGATGCGCAGCGCGCCGTTGAGCTTCCAAGTGGCGGGCAGGCCGGCGGGGTTGGCCTGGTTGGGCACTTGCAGCTCAACCTGGTCAAAATTCAGGTTCAATTCGACGCCGCCCGAGAGCTTGGTGAGCAGCGAGGCGGCAGTGTCGGCCCAGGAAGTGGCGGATTGGTCAGGCATATTCTTTTGGAGTTAGAGTTAGGGTTCCTGGTTCCTAATTCGAACGTCAACTAGGAACCAGAAACCAGAAACGAAACTAGCGGGCCAGGGTTGCCGTTGGGCCGGCGGGTGTATTTTTGCCGCAGTTACTTGACTTTGCCGTTTTCCTTCGCTCATGAAATTCTTCCTCTGGTTCGCCGCCGCTACCATCCTCTTCCTGCTCGTTGCCCGCTTCAAGCCCCAGGCCCCGGCCGAGCCCATCATCCCCACCGGCGCTAAAGAGGCTCAGGGCCGCACGGGTGAGGAAAATGCGCCGCCCGCCCGCACCGAGCAGCAAGGTGAGCGCGACGCCCAGAAAGCTGGCAGCACCTACGTGCTGCCCGGCCTGCGCTTATCGAGCGTAGCATAAGGTTTTTTCGATTTCGGATTACAATAGAACGTCATGCTGAGCCTGCCGAAGCATCTCGCTCGAATCGTTGGGCAACTATCCTAACGATTCGAGCGAGATGCTTCGGCAAGCTCAGCATGACGTTCTGTTTATCAGTTAGCTCTTCTGCCCCTACCCCCCTATGAACCCGCAAGCCCGCATTCAGGCCCTCGCCCAGCGCCTGCACCACCTCAACCAGCAGTATTACCAGCACGACATTTCGGAGGTGTCGGACCAGGAGTTTGACCAGCTGCTGACCGAGCTGAATCAGCTGGAGCAGGCCCACCCCGACCTGGCCCAGCCCAACTCGCCCACCCAGCGCGTGGGCGGCACCGTCACCAAGCAGTTTGCGCAGGCCACGCATCGCTACCCCATGCTGAGCCTGGGCAATACGTATTCGGAAGACGACCTGCGCGAGTTTGATGAACGCGTGCAAAAGGGCCTCGAAGGCGCGCCTTATTCGTATGTGTGCGAGCAAAAGTTCGACGGCGTGGCCATGAGCCTGGCTTATGAGGGCGGCAACCTGCACCAGGGCGTGACGCGCGGCGACGGCACCCGCGGCGACGTGGTGACGGCCAACGTGCGCACCATTCGCACCCTACCCCTGCATTTGGCCGGCAACTTCCCGGCCGAGGCGGAAGTGCGTGGCGAGGTGTTCATGCCGAATCAGGTTTTCAACGACCTCAACCAGGAGCGCGAGCAAAACGGCGAAGCCCTGCTGGCCAACCCGCGCAACGCCGCCAGCGGCGCGCTCAAGCTCCAGGATTCCAGCCAGGTAGCGGCGCGGCGGCTGCGGTTTTATGCGTATTCGGTGCTCACGCCGGGCCGGCATTTCGCCAGCCACAGCGAAAGCTTGGAAGCCGCCACGGCCTGGGGCCTGCCGGTGTCGCCCACCTGGCGGCGCTGCGCCAATTTGCAGGAAGTGCTCGACTACATCCACGAGTGGGAGCAGAAGCGCTTTACGCTGCCCGTGAACACGGATGGCATTGTGATTAAGGTCGATAATCTGCGCCAACAGGACCAGCTGGGCCTCACCGCCAAAAGCCCGCGCTGGGCCATTGCCTACAAATACCCAACGGCGGCGGCCCGCACCCGGCTGCGCGAAATCATCTACAACGTGGGCCGCACCGGCGCCGTGACGCCCGTGGCCCTGCTCGACCCCGTGGCGCTGGCCGGCACCGTAGTAAAACGCGCCACTCTGCACAATGCCAATCAGATAGCGGCGCTCGACCTGCGCCTCGGCGACCTGGTGTTCGTGGAGAAAGGCGGCGAAATCATCCCCAAAATTACGGGCGTGGATTTATCGGCCCGACCAATTCATGCGGTACCTATTGAGTATCCGCTTGCTTGCCCAGCTTGTGGTACAATATTAGAACGTCCCGAGGATGAGGTTCACTTCCGCTGCCCTAATGAACGCGGTTGCCCACCTCAGCTTAAGGCACGGCTAGAACATTTTGTGAGCCGTAAAGCGCTGAATATAGATGGCTTGGGAGCTGAAACCGTAGGACGGCTATTTGATTCAGCACTGATACAGACCCCCGCTGATATCTACGACCTAGTAATGCGTAAGGGGGAATTAATAAGAGTAGAGCGGTTAGGCGAAAAATCTATTGATAATATGCTAGCCGGCATTGAACAAAGTAAACAGGTCCCTTTTTCGAGAGTGTTATTTGGCTTAGGTATACGTTATGTAGGCGAAACCGTAGCTCAAAAGCTTGCCGACTATTACCGCAATATTGATACGCTCATGGATGCTGCCAAAGCAGGGGCAATATCCACTGTACCAGAGGTAGGAGGCGTTATTGCAGTGGCTGCTATGCACTGGTTTGAGCAACCTTATAATCTAGAACAAATAGAACGTCTACGGGCTTCCGGCGTGCAACTCGCAGCCAGCGGCGAGCCGCCGCTGGCCGCCAGCGACCGCCTGGCCGGCCTCACCTTCGTGCTCTCGGGCGTGTTTGAAAATTACAGCCGCGAGCAGCTGCAAACCCTCATCACCTCCAACGGCGGCAAAATCACGGGCTCCATTTCCAAGAAGCTGAGCTACTTAGTGGCTGGCGACAACATGGGGCCGGCCAAGCGCGAGAAGGCAGTTGGCTTTAAGGTGCCGATTATCTCGGAGAATGAGCTGCTGGCGCTGCTGCCGGTGAGCGAATAGCGCGCAAGGTTTCGCAGGGTAAAAAGAGGTTTCGCAAGGTTGGTAGAACGTCAACCTTGCGAAACCTCTTTTTACCTCGCGAAACCTTGCGCTTACTTCGTAAAATCCGGCACCACCGCCACACACATGGGCGTGGGTAGGCTCACCGACTGCCCGGTAGCGGTTAGCTTACCCGACTGCTTATCAACCCGATACGTGAAGATATTATCCGAATTCTGATTAGCTACCAGCAGCAGGCGGCCGCTGGGGTCGAGGGCGAAGTTGCGGGGCGTTTTGCCCTGGGTGCTCACGTGCTGCACCAGCGTGAGGCGGCCATCGGCTGGCACTATACTATAGACCATCAGACTGTTATCACCCCGGTTGGAGGTGTAGAGGAAGCGGCCGTCGGGCGACACGTGCACGTCGGCCCCCGAGTTTTCGCCCGTAAAGCCCTCGGGCAAGGTACTGAGCGTCTGGATTTCGCGGAACGTGCCAGTAGCCGCGTCGTAGGCCAGGGCCGTCACGGTCGAGTTCAGCTCGTTTTCGAGGTAGGCCCAGCGGCCATTGGGGTGAAACGTGAGGTGGCGCGGCCCCGCGCCCGGCTTGGCCACAAAGGCGGGGGTAGGGAGCGGCCGCAGCTGCCCGCCGGCCGCATCGAGCTGGTAGCCATATACCTTATCGGTACCCAGGTCCACGGCAAAGGCGTAGCGGTTGGCCGGGTCCGGGATGAAACAGTGGGCGTGGGCGTGGGACTGGTTTTTGTGCGGGCCCAGGGGCGGCTCGTGCTGGTCGGTGGCGGCGGGCGGGGCCAGCTGGCCATCGGCGCGCAGCGGCAGCAGCGCCACGTTACCACCTACATAATTGGCCACCAGGGCATTCCTACCCGTGTGGTCGAGGCTGATGTAGCACGGCGACGCACCCAGCGAGGGCTGCTGGTCGAGCAGGGTGAGCGCGCCGGTGGAGGCATTTACCGCGAACGCGCTCACGCCGCCGCTGTTGGTGCGCCCCTGGAAAGTGCCGGTTTCGCTCACCGCGTAGAGGTGGTGCAGCGAGGCATCCATCGTCAGGTAGCTGGGCTGGCTGCCGCCGTGCTGCACGCTCACGGGCGTGAGCGCGCCGGTAGCCGAGTGCAGGCGGTAGAGATAGATGGTGCTGGCCTGGTCGCCGCTCACGTTGGTGCCCACGTACACGAGGTAGCTGCGGTCAGCTTTGGTACCAGCGCCGGGGCTGGTGCCGGCGCAGCCGCTGAGGCAGGTGGCGAGGGCGAGTCCGGCGAAAGGAGCAAGGAAAAACCGCGAGGCAAATGGCTTGGACATACTGGTAAAGAGTTGGTAGCCGCAAAGATGCCCTTGCCGATTGAAAAACTATTATGGGACTTACGCAAAAGACGTTTGTCATTGCGAGCAAAGCGAAGTAATCGCACCTGAACGAGTCGTGCGCATATCGTTCTGGGGCGATTGCCGCGCTTCGCTCGCAATGACAGACGATTTGCGTAAGTCCTATATTACCAACGGCAAATTACTTACCCGGTAGAGATACTACCCCTACCCCCCGCCCGTGCGGGATG from Hymenobacter psoromatis includes the following:
- a CDS encoding peptidase S9 — its product is MNYPSLPLLSPVACLVGAALLLTVATAARAQVGPGTQWTKDGYGYYQVRQDEIVRLDARKAGPPVVLLNKEQLTPAGATAPLTVRRFSLSDDGKQVLLNTNTRKVWRYDTRGDYWVYNLTTRQLAQLGHGRPESSLMFAKFAPDGRKVAYVSEHNLYVENLADHAITQLTQDGTDRLINGTFDWVYEEELDCRDGFRWSPDGQRLAYWQLDATKTRNYLMLNTTAQLYPYTVAVEYPVVGEDPSRCRVGVVPVAGGPTRWMDIPGDAVQHYLPRMEWADNGELILQQLNRRQNESNIIVANAATGAARPIFSETDKAWIDAKDGAVGWNWVDKGKSFVWSSEKDGWRHLYAIDRAGHERLLTPGSYDVISVENIDEAGGKIYFMASPTNATQTYLYQVPLKGGKATRVTPANEAGTNSYDISPNGKIALHTYSSAASYPATDVVSLPAHQRLSSGEAPAPARAMKLPKTEFFQVKTADGVTLDGWMVKPTNFDPSKKYPIVFYVYGEPASQTVVDRFGTGANRLYQGNMADDGYIYASLDNRGAPAPRGREFRKAIYHNIGSLNIRDQALGAKEVLKNSFVDTSRVAVWGWSGGGSSTLNLLFQYPQIYKTGISIAAVDNQLNYDNIYQERYMGLLPEDRRFFVDNSPLAHAKDLRGNLLLIHGTGDDNVHYNNAEQMINELVKDGKTFQMMSYPNRTHSISEGEGTSRHLSATYTKFLKENCPPGGR
- a CDS encoding DNA ligase (NAD(+)) LigA, which translates into the protein MNPQARIQALAQRLHHLNQQYYQHDISEVSDQEFDQLLTELNQLEQAHPDLAQPNSPTQRVGGTVTKQFAQATHRYPMLSLGNTYSEDDLREFDERVQKGLEGAPYSYVCEQKFDGVAMSLAYEGGNLHQGVTRGDGTRGDVVTANVRTIRTLPLHLAGNFPAEAEVRGEVFMPNQVFNDLNQEREQNGEALLANPRNAASGALKLQDSSQVAARRLRFYAYSVLTPGRHFASHSESLEAATAWGLPVSPTWRRCANLQEVLDYIHEWEQKRFTLPVNTDGIVIKVDNLRQQDQLGLTAKSPRWAIAYKYPTAAARTRLREIIYNVGRTGAVTPVALLDPVALAGTVVKRATLHNANQIAALDLRLGDLVFVEKGGEIIPKITGVDLSARPIHAVPIEYPLACPACGTILERPEDEVHFRCPNERGCPPQLKARLEHFVSRKALNIDGLGAETVGRLFDSALIQTPADIYDLVMRKGELIRVERLGEKSIDNMLAGIEQSKQVPFSRVLFGLGIRYVGETVAQKLADYYRNIDTLMDAAKAGAISTVPEVGGVIAVAAMHWFEQPYNLEQIERLRASGVQLAASGEPPLAASDRLAGLTFVLSGVFENYSREQLQTLITSNGGKITGSISKKLSYLVAGDNMGPAKREKAVGFKVPIISENELLALLPVSE